The Motilibacter peucedani DNA window GGTTCTTCGACAGCTCCACCCCAGCTCCGGGGGCCTTCCCTGATCAAGTACCGCTAGAGGCGTGTCGCCCTGCACCAACCTGTCCGGTCAGTACACCTCGCCGGGCTCAGCGCGTGGTGACGGTCACGGGCCGGCTGGTGCCAGGCCCGTGCACCCCGCGCAGCGCGGGCACGACGACGCGCAGGACGTGGGCGCCGGCCGACCTCTCGACGACCGCGGTCGAGAACCGGCCGTGCGCGAGGACGAGGCGGGCCTCGTCCGCCACCGGCCGGCGACCCGCTCCTGCAGCACCGCTGCCGTGCGGGTCGCGCGGCCGGTGACGGTCGCGGTGACCCGGAACGGCCGGCCCGCGGCGGCGGTGCGCGGCGCCGCCACCGCCACCGCCGGTGTGACGAGCAGGCGGGCAGCGGTCCCGACCGCCCCGACCCGCGAGGTGCCGCCGGCGCAGTGCCACACGAGGTAGCCCGACGCCCGGACGCGCACCGTCGCGGCCAGGTGCCCGGACGAGTCCGAGGTCGTGCGGGCGAGGACGTGCGGGCGGGCGCCGGTCAGCGGCTCGAGGCCGAGCGTCGCCGGCTGTCCCGCGAGCGGTGCCTGCGAGGTCGCGTCGACCAGGGTGCCCGTGACGTGCAGGGGCGCGCCGGCGAGCACGGTCCTGCGCGCGGTCGGGCGGTCCGGCAGCGACGCCGCGGCGACCCCGAGCACGACCACGTCGGACTCGGGCGAGTAGGCCGGGAAGGACGACCGGGCGCGGACGTGGAGCGTGACCGGCCCGTTGCCCGGCGACTCCACGAGGACGTGCTGCACGCCGTCGGGGCCCGGGGCGCTGGGGAGGTCGTAGTGCTGGCGGTCCACTCCGGCGGCGTCGAGGAGCGTCACGATGACGCCGGAAGCGGCGGCGGGCGGGCGCAGCGCGAGCTCGATCCGCTGCGCCGGGACGCCGAGCGCGCCCCGCGCCCCCGGTCCGAGGCCGGTGACGCCGAGCACCGCCGTCGCGGGGAGCGCAGCGCGAGGGGTGGTCTCCCGTGCGGCCGGTGTGCGGTCGCGGGTCTCCCCGACCACGCCGAGGACCACCACTCTGACGCGGTAGCTCGTCCCGTCGGTCAGCCCGCCGACGACCGTCGCGGTCGTAGCGGCGCCGAGCGTCGGCGACGCGACCGGGGCGCCGTCAGGGCCCGTGACCTCGACGCGGTAGCCGGTGACCCCGGATCCCGCGTCGGTCGGCGGCGACCAGGACACGGCCAGGCTCGCGTCACCGGGGACGACCCGCACCGCCTTCACGGGGCCCGGCAGGCGGCCCACCACGAAGCTCGGCGCTGGCGAGAACGGGCCGACCGCCTCGTTGCCCGCGGCGTCCACCACGTCGTAGTCGGCGACGGTCCACGTGCCCGCGTCCAAGCTGTCGAGCGCGACCGTCACCCACCAGTCGGAGGCCGTGAGGCTGCCGCGGACCACGCTCAGGCAGCCCGCTGCAGGCGCGGAGCAGTAGAGCCGGTAGCTGCCGTCGGGTGCGCGCAGGCGCAGCGAGGCGGCGGCCACCCCGCTCGCGTCGTCCGTGACCGGCACGCGCACCTGTACCGCGCGGCCGTACCCGTCCCCCGGAGTGGGGAAGGCGACGACGGCGCTGCTCAGCACAGGCACGCCCACCGTCGGCGGCACCGAGTCCCCGACCGGCGCCGCGGCCGCGGCGCCGGTCGCCCCGGCCAGCGTCGAGAGGGCTGCGCCGCACGCGAGCAGGACGGCGAGGGACGCGGTGCGGGCGCAACGGGACGGCGGGAGGACGAACGGCATGACGGAGGGCACCTCGCGGCGGGTCAGGGCCGCGACGTGCGGGCCGTGCGCCGTCGAGGGTGCCACGGGCGCGCGCCCGTGGTCTGCCGGTTCCCCGAACGGGTCAGACGTTGAAGCCGAGCGCCCGCAGCTGCTCGCGGCCGTCGTCGGTGATCTTGTCGGGACCCCACGGCGGCATCCAGACCCAGTTGATGCGCACGTCGTCGCACAGCCCGTCGAGGGCCGAACGCGTCTGGTCCTCGATGACGTCGGTCAGCGGGCAGGCCGCCGAGGTGAGCGTCATGTCGAGGACGGCGATGCGGCTGCGGTCGTCGACGGTGATGCCGTAGACGAGGCCGAGGTCGACGACGTTGATGCCGAGCTCGGGGTCGACGACGTCGCGCATCGCCTCCTCGATCTCCTCGACGGTGCCGAGGTCGGGCGTCTCGGGCACTGCGGTGGTGGGCTCGGTCATGGCTTCTCCTCGTTCGCAGCGGTCACCTGTGCAACGGCGCGGGCCGTCGCGTCCTTCCACGCCATCCAGCCGAGCAGCGCGCACTTCACCCGGGCGGGGAACTGCGCGACGCCGGCGAAGGCGATGCCGTCGCCCAGCAGGTCCTCGTCCGGCGGCGACTCGCGCGCCAGCATCGCCTGGAAGGCGGCCAGCGCGTCGAGCCCCTCGGCGACCGTCGAGCCGGTCACCAGCTCGGAGAGCACCGAGGACGACGCCTGGCTGATCGAGCAGCCCTGCCCGCTCCAGGACACGTCCTCCACGGTCGCGCCGTCGGGCGAGACGCGTACGCGCAGGGTCACCTCGTCGCCGCACGTCGGGTTGACGTGGTGCGCCTCGGTCGTGAAGGGCTCGCGCAGGCGGGCACCCCGCGGGTGGCGGTAGTGGTCGAGGATCACGTCCTGGTAGAGCGCCTCGACGCTCACGCGAACCACTTCCGGACCACGCCGAGCCCGTCGACCAGTGCGTCGACGTCGGCGGTCGTCGAGTAGGCGTAGAACGACGCCCGGCTGGTGGCGGGGACGCCGAAGCGGTCGCACACCGGGCGCGCGCAGTGGTTGCCGACGCGTACGGCGACGCCCTGCGCGTCGAGCACCTGGCCGACGTCGTGGCTGTGGATGGGGCCGCCGGCCCCCTCCATGACGAACGACACGGCGCCGCCGCGCTCGAGCATGGTCCCGGGGCCGACGACCCGCAGACCGGGCACCTCGGCGAGCCGCTCGAGCGCGTAGGCGGTGATCCGCTGCTCGTGGGCCGCGACCGCGTCCATGCCGAGGCCCGAGAGGTAGTCGACGGCCGCACCGAGGCCGACCGCCTGCGCGATCGGCGGCGTGCCGGCCTCGAACTTGTGCGGCAGGGCGGCGTAGGTCGAGCCGGCCATCTTGACCGTCTCGATCATCTCGCCGCCGCCGAGGAACGGCGGCAGCTCGGCGAGCACGGCCTCGCGGCCCCACAGCACGCCGATGCCGGTGGGTCCGGCCATCTTGTGGCCCGTGAACGCCACCAGGTCGACGCCGTCGGCGGCCAGCGCGCCCACGTCGTAGGGCAGCTGCGGCACGGCCTGCGAGCCGTCGACGACGACCAGCGCGCCCGAGACCTGCTTGGCGCGCCGGGCGACCTCGGCG harbors:
- a CDS encoding fibronectin type III domain-containing protein, whose translation is MAPSTAHGPHVAALTRREVPSVMPFVLPPSRCARTASLAVLLACGAALSTLAGATGAAAAAPVGDSVPPTVGVPVLSSAVVAFPTPGDGYGRAVQVRVPVTDDASGVAAASLRLRAPDGSYRLYCSAPAAGCLSVVRGSLTASDWWVTVALDSLDAGTWTVADYDVVDAAGNEAVGPFSPAPSFVVGRLPGPVKAVRVVPGDASLAVSWSPPTDAGSGVTGYRVEVTGPDGAPVASPTLGAATTATVVGGLTDGTSYRVRVVVLGVVGETRDRTPAARETTPRAALPATAVLGVTGLGPGARGALGVPAQRIELALRPPAAASGVIVTLLDAAGVDRQHYDLPSAPGPDGVQHVLVESPGNGPVTLHVRARSSFPAYSPESDVVVLGVAAASLPDRPTARRTVLAGAPLHVTGTLVDATSQAPLAGQPATLGLEPLTGARPHVLARTTSDSSGHLAATVRVRASGYLVWHCAGGTSRVGAVGTAARLLVTPAVAVAAPRTAAAGRPFRVTATVTGRATRTAAVLQERVAGRWRTRPASSSRTAGSRPRSSRGRPAPTSCASSCPRCAGCTGLAPAGP
- a CDS encoding metal-sulfur cluster assembly factor: MTEPTTAVPETPDLGTVEEIEEAMRDVVDPELGINVVDLGLVYGITVDDRSRIAVLDMTLTSAACPLTDVIEDQTRSALDGLCDDVRINWVWMPPWGPDKITDDGREQLRALGFNV
- a CDS encoding cysteine desulfurase, with the translated sequence MTADVQRVAPAVLDAEAVRADFPILSRTVHDADGSGGRPLVYLDSAATSQKPQVVLDALDSYYRRSNANVHRGVHALAEEATALYEGARDKLVSFIGAASRSEVVFTKNSTEALNLVANVVAWGSRWRVGPGDEVLVTEMEHHSNIVPWQLLCERTGATLRWIGLTDEGRLDLSNLDELLTERTKVVSLVHVSNILGTVNPVAEVARRAKQVSGALVVVDGSQAVPQLPYDVGALAADGVDLVAFTGHKMAGPTGIGVLWGREAVLAELPPFLGGGEMIETVKMAGSTYAALPHKFEAGTPPIAQAVGLGAAVDYLSGLGMDAVAAHEQRITAYALERLAEVPGLRVVGPGTMLERGGAVSFVMEGAGGPIHSHDVGQVLDAQGVAVRVGNHCARPVCDRFGVPATSRASFYAYSTTADVDALVDGLGVVRKWFA
- the sufU gene encoding Fe-S cluster assembly sulfur transfer protein SufU, encoding MSVEALYQDVILDHYRHPRGARLREPFTTEAHHVNPTCGDEVTLRVRVSPDGATVEDVSWSGQGCSISQASSSVLSELVTGSTVAEGLDALAAFQAMLARESPPDEDLLGDGIAFAGVAQFPARVKCALLGWMAWKDATARAVAQVTAANEEKP